Proteins found in one Zea mays cultivar B73 chromosome 1, Zm-B73-REFERENCE-NAM-5.0, whole genome shotgun sequence genomic segment:
- the LOC100285635 gene encoding protein binding protein precursor, translated as MLAVTVSQVVALLSKAAGAEAERWRRRCGGGGHDRSAASPAVGYCCVCISACRDDGDDVRRLPCGHAFHRDCVDRWLARCRRTCPLCRLHVAAGPAVGFVDQQQLQLSDDLVIWFSSLFVAGL; from the coding sequence ATGCTGGCCGTGACGGTGAGCCAGGTTGTGGCGCTGCTCTCCAAGGCGGCGGGGGCCGAGGCCGAGCGTTGGCGGCGAcgttgcggcggcggcggccacgaCCGCTCGGCGGCGTCGCCGGCGGTGGGGTACTGCTGCGTGTGCATTTCGGCGTGCCGCGACGACGGGGACGACGTCCGGAGGCTGCCCTGCGGACACGCCTTCCACCGCGACTGCGTCGACCGCTGGCTCGCGCGCTGCCGCCGCACGTGCCCGCTCTGCCGCCTGCACGTCGCCGCCGGACCTGCCGTGGGTTTCGTCGACCAGCAGCAGCTTCAGCTCAGCGACGACCTCGTCATCTGGTTCTCTTCGCTCTTCGTCGCCGGCTTGTAG
- the LOC100284482 gene encoding GDSL esterase/lipase EXL3-like precursor (The RefSeq protein has 3 substitutions compared to this genomic sequence), producing MVSRRTLLVMMATVVVLHRSRTLCAAASAAAAPPATTKQARTPALFVFGDSIVDPGNNNALTTTVRCNFPPYGQDFPGHNATGRFSNGRVPSDIVASRLGIKEHLPAYLGTELSDFDLLTGVSFASGGCGFDPLTAELVSVLTMDNQLDLFKEYKEKLERVASGAHRAADIVSRSLYMVVTGTDDLANTYFTTPFRRDYDLESYIEFVVQCASDFIKKLYGLGARRINIAGAPPIGCVPSQRTNAGGLERECVPLYNQAAVVFNAALEKEIKRLNGSDALPASVLQYIDLYTPLLDMIQRPDAYGFNVTNRGCCGTGVFEVTLTCNRYTAEPCRDPSKFLFWDTYHLTERGYDLLMAQIINRYGV from the exons ATGGTGAGCAGGCGCACTCTCCTCGTCATGATGGCGACGGTAGTGGTTCTGCATCGGAGTCGGACTCTCTGCGCTGCTGCCTCGGCGGCTGCAGCGCCGCCGGCGACGACGAAGCAGGCGCGGACCCCGGCGCTGTTCGTGTTCGGGGACTCCATCGTGGACCCGGGCAACAACAACGCCCTCACCACCACGGTGCGCTGCAACTTCCCGCCCTACGGCCAGGACTTCCCCGGCCACAACGCCACCGGCAGGTTCAGCAACGGCAGGGTGCCCGGCGACATCGTCG CCAGCCGCCTGGGCATCAAGGAGCACCTGCCCGCGTACCTCGGCACAGAGCTCAGCGACTTCGACCTCCTCACCGGCGTCAGCTTCGCGTCCGGCGGCTGCGGCTTCGACCCCCTCACCGCCGAGCTCGTG TCCGTGCTCACCATGGACAACCAGCTGGACCTGTTCAAGGAGTACAAGGAGAAGCTGGAGCGCGTCGCCGGCGGCGCCCACCGGGCCGCCGACATCGTGTCCAGGAGCCTTTACATGGTGGTCACGGGCACCGACGACCTCGCCAACACCTACTTCACCACGCCGTTCCGCCGCGACTACGACCTCGAGTCCTACATCGAGTTCGTCGTGCAGTGCGCCTCCGACTTCATCAAG AAGCTGTACGGTCTGGGCGCGCGGCGCATCAACATCGCCGGCGCACCGCCCATCGGGTGCGTGCCGTCGCAGCGGACCAACGCCGGCGGGCTGGATCGGGAGTGCGTGCCGCTGTACAACCAGGCGGCCGTCGTGTTCAACGCGGCGCTGGAGAAGGAGATCAAGCGGCTCAACGGCAGCGACGCGCTCCCGGCCTCCGTGCTCCAGTACATCGACCTCTACACGCCGCTGCTCGACATGATCCAGCGCCCTGACGCCTACG GATTCAACGTGACGAACCGGGGGTGCTGCGGCACGGGGGTGTTCGAGGTGACGCTGACGTGCAACCGGTACACGGCGGAACCCTGCAGGGACCCCAGCAAGTTCCTCTTCTGGGACACCTACCACCTCACGGAGAGGGGCTACGACCTCCTCATGGCACAGATCATAAACCGATACGGGGTCTGA
- the LOC100194199 gene encoding F-box protein At4g35930-like, with protein MGSGSLTMKQKKRVKHAKNKYLKPGALAQIRYSRSTSRDIGKKRILLNAKDELELPPQPEVLLESSTTILSPARLNFKPFGSNKGQILPKTPKTPDASAFDGDSNLESLPLDLLVKIMCCLHHDELKVVFHVSKRIRKAVELARQYHFNYTTPDRSRQELLLNRTPLPTEHWPFLRIDGKDVRVSTPRTPRAPKHASRLSRLKLVDVKPITAVLFQESPTLFPSKRLRCSMPPPRLARPACKAAPSPRVLRYEEELCEAVAQNKLL; from the exons ATGGGGTCTGGATCACTAACAATGAAGCAGAAGAAACGAGTGAAACATGCAAAGAATAAGTACTTGAAACCTGGTGCCTTGGCTCAGATTCGTTATAGTAGGAGTACGAGCAGGGACATCGGGAAGAAAAGAATTCTGTTGAATGCGAAAGATGAGCTGGAGTTGCCTCCACAACCTGAGGTTCTCTTAGAAAGCAGTACAACAATTTTGTCCCCTGCAAGACTCAATTTTAAGCCATTTGGTAGCAATAAGGGGCAGATATTGCCAAAGACTCCAAAGACTCCTGATGCATCTGCGTTTGATGGTGATTCAAATCTTGAATCACTTCCACTTGATTTGCTG GTAAAGATCATGTGTTGCTTACACCACGACGAACTTAAGGTGGTTTTTCATGTTTCAAAAAGGATTCGAAAAGCA GTTGAACTTGCTAGACAGTACCATTTCAACTATACCACTCCAGATCGGAGCAGACAGGAGTTGCTCCTGAACAGAACCCCTCTTCCAACAGAGCATTGGCCCTTCTTAAG AATTGATGGCAAGGACGTCCGCGTTTCCACCCCAAGGACACCAAGGGCTCCGAAACATGCCTCTCGCCTTTCACGCCTCAAGCTGGTTGACGTGAAGCCAATCACAGCTGTCCTTTTCCAGGAGTCTCCTACCCTTTTCCCTTCGAAGCGTCTCCGATGCTCGATGCCACCACCAAGGCTGGCAAGACCTGCGTGTAAAGCTGCACCTTCGCCTAGAGTTTTGCGGTACGAGGAGGAGCTTTGCGAGGCGGTGGCGCAGAATAAGCTTCTCTGA